The following is a genomic window from Pedobacter sp. KBS0701.
GTCCGTTTCCGGAGAAGCCAATGATCATAATTACCTCAATAAATTTGGCACTAAAAGGCTGCCGCTGGTATTTTTTGATCGTATTTATGAAGACATAGCTACCCCAAGGGTAATTACAAATGATTATAACAGCAGTTTTCTGGCAACGGAACACTTAATAGAGCAGGGTTGCAAAAGAATTGCTTACCTGGTGGTGAATAAAAGTTTATCTATTGGTAAAACCCGTATGCAGGGCTACCTTGATGCACTGGCCAAACATCAGATTCCTTTCGAAGAAAATTTGATTGTAGACTGCAGCAACAGTTACGAAGAAAACAGCATTATCATAAAACATGCTTTAATGCAATTGAAACCTGATGGTGTTTTTACCTCGGTAGAGCGTTTGGCCTTTGCCACCTATTATGCTTGTTACGATCTCCACATCAACATTCCCGGAGATTTAAAGGTGATCAGTTTCTCCAGTTTGGAAATTGCTCCTTTGTTAAATCCTTCACTTACCACCATCACCCAACCCGCAATTGAAATTGGAGAAGAAGCGGCTAAATTATTGTTTACTGTTTTGGATGATCATGCCGATAAAAACCAGGCAAATGAGGTGGTTTTAGAGTCCAAAATTATCAAGCGGAATTCGACCAATAAATAGGTGAAAAAAGGCCAGGAAAACCACCTTGTTTTTGGTCTTAAATTTTCAAAAAAAATCTTCACTTAGTGTAAAATAAGCAGAATTGCGACTCATTTTCGGGAACGTTCCCGAAAATGGCTTAAATTTTTATACAATTTTTTCGGGAACGTTCCCGAAAAATACTCCAAAAAAGGCTTAGTGTAATAATTACACCTTAAAATCAAATTTAATGTTTGTAATATATTTATAATCAATAAATTAAGTAATTAACAATTAATTAATGTGGTTTTTTAGGCTCGTCTAAAAGTCTGATTTTGCGAAGTTTTTGAAGCCCCGTTTTTTATCCCAAATATATTTTTTAAATAAATTTTGAAATATCATTAACAGCTGTAAATTAGGCCTATGTGTAAATCACTATAATATTTAACCAAATTTTTATACTTAAACGAGCTTCAAATATGAGAGTATTTTACCTGTTAAAACAGGGGCTTTTGGTGCTGTTAGTTTTTTCAGCATTAATGGTAAAAGCACAAACCGGATCGGTATCTGGTAAAGTGCTTGATGAAACCGGCCTGCCACTACCTGGCGCTTCTGTAGTTGTTAAAGGAACAACAAGAAGTACATCAACCGATGCCAATGGTAATTTTAAACTGGCAGGGTTATCGGATGGTTCGATAACGCTATCAGCAAGTTTTATCGGCTATCAAACCCTTGATAAAGCCGTAAGCATTTCAGCAAATGCTACTGTTAATTTTCAATTGGTGCCTGATGCACAAAAACTGAACGAAGTGGTGGTAATTGGTTACGGTACGGCTGAAAAGAAAAACCTAACCGGTTCTATCACTACCGTAAATTCGAAAGATTTTCAAAAGGGTACCATTACTACACCTGAACAATTGATTCAGGGTAAGGTAGCTGGCGTAAACATCATCTCAAATAGTGGTCAGCCAGGGGTAGGAAGTACCATCCGTATCCGTGGAGGTGCTTCACTTAATGCCAGTAACGATCCGCTTATCGTAATTGACGGGGTTCCCTTCAGTGGTAACTCTATTGGTAATGCGCCAAGTCCATTATCATTGGTTAACCCTAACGATATCGAAACCTTTACCGTTTTAAAGGATGCAAATGCAACAGCTATTTATGGTTCGAGGGCATCAAACGGGGTAATTTTAATCACCACCAAAAAAGGTGCGTCAGGTGCTCCGGTGTTTAACTTTAGCACCAACAATTCTATTGCTACGGTTGCTAAAAAGGTTGATATTCTTTCTTCAGGTCAGATCCGCGATTTCGTAAACGCGAACCCAAATGCAAGTTATGATGATGGTAAAAAATTCACCTCATTATTGGGCGGCTCGAATACCGATTGGCAGGATGAAATTTATCAGAATGCATTTTCTACTGATAATAGTTTAAGCATTGCAGGCTCGTTTAAAGGCGTTCCTTACCGTGTTTCTGCTGGTTATTTAGATCAACAAGGTCTTTTAATTAGCGATCATTTTTCTCGTGGTACCGGTGCAATCAGCATTTCGCCAAAATTATTCCAGGATCATTTAAAAATCGACTTAAACTTAAAAGGTGCTTTAACCCAGTCGCATTTTGCTAATGCTGGTGCTGTTGGCGCAGCTATTCAGTTCGATCCAACACAATCGGTAAACGCAAACAATAACTTTGGTAACTATTTTGAATGGTTAAGAAGCGATGGTACGGTAAACCCGAATGCACCGCGGAATCCGGTAGGTTTAATCAGGTTGAACGATAATAACGGTAATGCCGAAAGAAGTTTTGGTAATGCACGTTTCGATTACTCTTTCCACTTTTTACCAGAATTGCATGCCAATTTAAATTTAGGTTACGATCTGTCTAAAGGTTATGGTGAGGTTCGTATCCCGGTTTATGCCGCACAAAGCATTTCAACTTCAGGATCATACACCCATTCTTTGAATACAGAAACAAACAAACTTTCTGAGTTTTACTTAAACTATGCACACACGGTAGAAAGTATTAAAAGCCGTTTTGATGTAACTGCAGGTTACGGATATTACGATAACTCAAAAACCGGTTTCAACTTTACTTCTTACAAAGGAACCGGCGAAGTTTTGGTAACTCCTGTTTTCCCTTTCTCTACCGATCGTGATAAATTGCTTTCTTACTACGGAAGGTTTATTTACACTTTGGCCGATAAATATATTTTAT
Proteins encoded in this region:
- a CDS encoding LacI family DNA-binding transcriptional regulator → MDSINIKKLAEALNLSTSTISRAFRDNSDINGATKALILAKAKELNYQPNHYASNLREQKSKTIAVIVPELANNYFSQAIHGIERVARENGYHILIYVTDDDYQKEVTFIRHLHNGRADGIIMSVSGEANDHNYLNKFGTKRLPLVFFDRIYEDIATPRVITNDYNSSFLATEHLIEQGCKRIAYLVVNKSLSIGKTRMQGYLDALAKHQIPFEENLIVDCSNSYEENSIIIKHALMQLKPDGVFTSVERLAFATYYACYDLHINIPGDLKVISFSSLEIAPLLNPSLTTITQPAIEIGEEAAKLLFTVLDDHADKNQANEVVLESKIIKRNSTNK
- a CDS encoding TonB-dependent receptor; amino-acid sequence: MRVFYLLKQGLLVLLVFSALMVKAQTGSVSGKVLDETGLPLPGASVVVKGTTRSTSTDANGNFKLAGLSDGSITLSASFIGYQTLDKAVSISANATVNFQLVPDAQKLNEVVVIGYGTAEKKNLTGSITTVNSKDFQKGTITTPEQLIQGKVAGVNIISNSGQPGVGSTIRIRGGASLNASNDPLIVIDGVPFSGNSIGNAPSPLSLVNPNDIETFTVLKDANATAIYGSRASNGVILITTKKGASGAPVFNFSTNNSIATVAKKVDILSSGQIRDFVNANPNASYDDGKKFTSLLGGSNTDWQDEIYQNAFSTDNSLSIAGSFKGVPYRVSAGYLDQQGLLISDHFSRGTGAISISPKLFQDHLKIDLNLKGALTQSHFANAGAVGAAIQFDPTQSVNANNNFGNYFEWLRSDGTVNPNAPRNPVGLIRLNDNNGNAERSFGNARFDYSFHFLPELHANLNLGYDLSKGYGEVRIPVYAAQSISTSGSYTHSLNTETNKLSEFYLNYAHTVESIKSRFDVTAGYGYYDNSKTGFNFTSYKGTGEVLVTPVFPFSTDRDKLLSYYGRFIYTLADKYILSGTLRADASSKFAEKNRWGYFPSAAFTWRISNENFLKNSTSVSDLKLRLSYGQTGNKDGIGYYDYLSKYYANSNTGQYQIGNTFYNYYTPAAYDPDLKWETTTTYNAGLDYGFMKGRLYGSIDVYYKKTSDLLSKINIPVGTNFNNELTTNVGNMDVKGVEGSLNFSAIKTENTSWDFGVNIAYNKRKVTNLTLNPDPASKVGAGDITGGTGVTLKYNAVNQIPGSFFVYKQVYNADGKPLEGVYEDLNKDGVINTSDQYFYKSPDPNITLGFNTSFSYKKWSFTTSLRANFGNYIYDNVSSNFGVRANILSPAGVINNASTDFLATNFQNNQFLSDYYIKNASFLKMDNAGISYNAGKLSKTGTASLRISANCQNVFTVTKYNGIDPELSGGIDYNLYPRPRTYTLGFNVGF